The following is a genomic window from Ethanoligenens harbinense YUAN-3.
AGCTGCCCGCTGTGTTCATCGTTTCCGGCGTGCATCTGGAAAAAGAGGGCACGGGCGCGTTCCAGGGCGACGTAGAGGGCCTGTCGGTTACAGTGGCGCACGCGCACGGGGAGAAGTGCGAACGCTGCTGGGTCTACAGCGACACGGTAGGGCAGTCGACGAAACATCCCACTCTTTGCAGCCGTTGTGCGGGGATCGTGGAATGAGACGGAGCATGTTTGCCTCTCGAAGGCGCGGATATGGCCGAAGCAGATGCGGCGTCGCGCCGTGGATCTGGCTGTTGCTCGCGGCTGCACTGGTGGCGGCCGATCGCCTGACCAAGCTGGCGGTGGTCGCCCACATGCAGTTGGGGGAGGACATTCCCGTTCTTGGGCCGCTTCTGCATCTGTATTATCTGCGCAACACCGGCGCGGCGTTCTCGTTGTTTGATACGCTGGCGTTTGGCCGCTGGCTCTTGGCAGGCTTTACCATCGTGCTGGTTGGCGTATGCATTTGGGTGCTGTTTGCGGGCAAACTGCGCGGGTGGCTGGGCAATCTGGCACTCACCCTCATCATCGCGGGCGGCATCGGCAACCTCATCGACCGGTTGACAACGGGCGAAGTGGTCGATTTTCTGTATGTAAAGATCATTCATTTTGCAATATTCAACGTAGCGGACAGTTTTGTGGTTGTGGGCGCGGTGCTGCTCTGCCTGTGTTTCCTGTTGCAGGAAAAACGGGGCGCACGATGACGCGGCAGACCTTTGTGGCCGGTATGGAACAGGCGGGCGAGCGGCTGGACAGGGCGCTCGCCCGTTTGTGTCCGGATCAGACACGCTCCGGTCTGCAAAAGCTGTTGGAATGTGGGCTGGTCACGCTTAACGGCAAACCTGCCGGCAAGCACGACCGCATGCGCGCGGGTGACGAGATCGTGGTCGAGTTTCCGGATCCGGTGCCGCTTGAAGCGAAAGCACAGGACATCCCGATCGAGGTCGTCTATGAGGACGACGATCTGCTGGTAGTGAACAAGCCGCAGGGCATGGTGGTGCACCCGGGCGCGGGCAACCCGGACGGCACGCTGGTGAACGCGCTGCTCTTCCATTGTGGGGACAGCTTGTCCGGCATCGGAGGCGTGCTGCGGCCGGGCATCGTCCACCGCATTGATAAAGACACCAGCGGTTTGTTGATGGTGGCCAAGAACGATCGCGCGCACCAGAGTCTTGCCGCGCAGATCAAGGCGCACAGCTTTCTGCGGGAATACGAAGCGGTGGTCTGTGGCGTCATCAAGGAAGACAGCGGCACGGTGGATGCGCCGGTGGGCCGCCACCCCACCAACCGCAAGCGTATGGCCGTCACGCAGAAAAACAGCCGTCACGCCGTCACGCATTACACGGTGCTGCGTCGTTATACGCATTATACCCACCTGAGGCTGCGGCTGGAAACCGGCCGTACGCACCAGATTCGGCTGCACATGGCCTATATCGGGCATCCTGTGGCGGGCGATCCCGTTTATGGCAAGCCGCTGTGCGGCCTGCGGGGGCAATGTCTGCACGCGCGCACGCTGGGCTTCGTCCACCCGTCCACCGGCCGTTATATGGAATTTACCAGCGAACTACCCGCGTATTTCCGGCAATTTCTCACTACCCTTGCGACATGACCCGCGGTATGATAATATGGTAGATGCGGAACGGCCCGCGCGCATGCGGGAGGGACCGCGAAAAACCCGGTTTGCAAAGCGGCCGGCGTGCGGTACGCCGCCGGCTCAATACAGGAGGGCCGTATGTCGAGAAATCTGCCGTATGAAGGGTATCTGCTCGTATCGGACATGGACGGCACGCTCATTACCGAGACCTTTGAGATGCCCGCGCGCAACATTGAAGCCGCACGCGCATTTATGGAAGGCGGCGGGCATTTTGCATTCGCCACTGGCCGCACGCACTCTTCTGCGGGCGCGTTTCTGGACCGTGTGGAGGTCAACACGCCCTGCATTTTGTATAACGGCGCGGTCATTTTCGATTATGCCAACAAGCGGTTCGTGTGGAGCGCAGACCTGCCCGCAGCGGTGACGGAACTGGCACGGGAAGCCATTCGTCGCTTTCCGGAGGTGGGCGTGGAGCTTATCACGGACGATGCCGTCTACATTGTGCACGAAAGCACGGCCACCCGCAGGCACACCAACAACGAGCGGCTGCATTATGTCATCACCGATCTCGACCACGCGCCCAGAAGCGGTTGGCATAAAATGATCTTCGCAGCGGAGGAAGACCGGCTGCCGGTCTTTGCGGATTTTGCAGGCAAAGCGCCCAACCACGGCTGGGATATGGTCTTTTCCAGCACGCATTTTCTGGAGGTGTTGCCGCGGAATGTTTCCAAGGGCACCACGGTGCTGCATCTCGCCTCGCTTCTCCAAATCGAGAAAGAGCATATTTTCGCCATCGGCGATTATTATAACGATCTCACGCTGTTGCGCACGGCAGCCTTCAGCGCCGCGCCTGCGGGAGCGCCCGATGATGTCAAGGCAGCCGCGGATGTGGTGGTTGGTCCGTGCAAGCTGGGCGCAGTGGCTGATTTTATAAACTGTATTGATGAGCGGCTGGAGAAAGCCGCCAATGCATGACGGGCAGGACCGCGTCCGTCCGGCAGGAAAATTTCAGGAGGATAAAAACCATTGGAGGAACAGCGCAGAGCGGAGTTGGCCCAAAAGGCACTGCAGATCCGCAAATATGTGATCGAGGAAGTTTACGCCGCACAGTCCGGACATCCCGGCGGCTCGCTGTCGATCGCCGATGTGGTCGCCTATCTCTATTTTCATGAACTGCACATCGACCCGTCGCGCCCGGACTGGGAGGATCGCGACCGGTTCGTCCTGTCCAAAGGGCACTGTGTGCCGGCCGTCTATGCGGCGCTGGCGATGAAGGGGTTTTTCCCCGTGGATTGGCTGCGCGGCTTCCGGCATATCGACAGCCCGCTTCAGGGGCACCCCAACATGCTGGATGTCGCGGGGCTGGATATGTCCACCGGTTCGCTGGGGCAGGGCATTTCGGCTGCCTGCGGCATGGCGCTTTCCGCCAAGATTTTCGGCAAGGCCTATCGCACCTACGCCATCCTCGGCGATGGGGAGCTGGAAGAGGGCGAGGTCTGGGAAGCGGCGATGTTCGCCGCGCACTATAAGCTGGACAACCTGGTCGCTTTCGTGGATTTCAACGGCCTGCAGATCGACGGGTGCGTGGAGGATGTCATGTCTCCGCTGCCCATCGCGGGCAAGTTCCGGGAGTTTGGCTGGCATGTCCTCGAAATCGGCGCGCACGACTTCGACGCCATCGACGCGGCGTATACCCTGGCCAAAACCGTTCAGGACAAGCCCACCATCATCGTGGCGCGCTCGGTCAAGGGCAAGGGCGTGTCGTTTATGGAGGACATGGCAGCGTGGCACGGCACCGCGCCGAATAAAGAGCAATATGAACAGGCGATGAAAGAACTGGGCGAAGCGCAGGCAAAACTGGAGGCGGGATATTGATGGCGGAAATAAAACGGATTGCAACCAGGCAGGCCTATGGTGAAACGCTGGCGAAACTGGGCGCGGAGTATCCCGGCCTGGTGGTGATGGACGCCGATCTTTCCAAATCCACCAAGACGGATTTGTTCCAGAAAGCATTCCCGGAGCGCCACATCAACTGCGGTATCGCCGAGAGCAACATGATGGCTGCCGCTGCGGGTATCGCTCTGACGGGCAAGATCGTTTTTGCCAGCACATTCGCCATGTTTGCGGCCGGCCGCGCATTCGAGCAGGTGCGCACCTCCATTGGCTATACGCATGCGAATGTCAAGATCGGTGCCACCCACGCGGGCCTGTCGGTCGGTGAGGACGGCGCCACCCACCAGTGCTGCGAGGATATCGCACTGATGCGCACCATCCCGGGCATGACGGTCATCTCCCCGGCGGATGCGGTGGAGGCGCGGGCGGCCGTACGCGCGGCGGCTGCCTATAAAGGGCCGGTCTACCTGCGCTTCGGGCGTTTGCCTGTGCCGGTGGTGTTCAACGAAGGGGACTATGTCTTTACAATCGGGAAAGGTTACCCGTTGCGCGAGGGACACGACGTGACGCTCGCGGCTACCGGCCTGATGGTGGAACAGGCGCTTGTCGCCGCCGATCTGCTTGCGGGCGAGGGTATCCATGCGCGAGTGCTGGACATTCCCACCATCAAGCCCATCGACGATGATCTGCTTGCCGCCGCCGCGCGGGAAACCGGCGCCATCGTCACCGCCGAGGAGCACAACATCATCGGGGGACTGGGCGGTGCGGTCTGCGAGTCGGTGTCGGCGAGTTGCCCGGTGCCGGTGCTGCGCGTGGGCGTGGAGGATACGTTCGGCCGGTCCGGTCCGGCGCTGGAAGTGCTGCGCTATTACGGG
Proteins encoded in this region:
- the lspA gene encoding signal peptidase II; amino-acid sequence: MRRSMFASRRRGYGRSRCGVAPWIWLLLAAALVAADRLTKLAVVAHMQLGEDIPVLGPLLHLYYLRNTGAAFSLFDTLAFGRWLLAGFTIVLVGVCIWVLFAGKLRGWLGNLALTLIIAGGIGNLIDRLTTGEVVDFLYVKIIHFAIFNVADSFVVVGAVLLCLCFLLQEKRGAR
- a CDS encoding RluA family pseudouridine synthase, translating into MTRQTFVAGMEQAGERLDRALARLCPDQTRSGLQKLLECGLVTLNGKPAGKHDRMRAGDEIVVEFPDPVPLEAKAQDIPIEVVYEDDDLLVVNKPQGMVVHPGAGNPDGTLVNALLFHCGDSLSGIGGVLRPGIVHRIDKDTSGLLMVAKNDRAHQSLAAQIKAHSFLREYEAVVCGVIKEDSGTVDAPVGRHPTNRKRMAVTQKNSRHAVTHYTVLRRYTHYTHLRLRLETGRTHQIRLHMAYIGHPVAGDPVYGKPLCGLRGQCLHARTLGFVHPSTGRYMEFTSELPAYFRQFLTTLAT
- a CDS encoding HAD-IIB family hydrolase, whose product is MSRNLPYEGYLLVSDMDGTLITETFEMPARNIEAARAFMEGGGHFAFATGRTHSSAGAFLDRVEVNTPCILYNGAVIFDYANKRFVWSADLPAAVTELAREAIRRFPEVGVELITDDAVYIVHESTATRRHTNNERLHYVITDLDHAPRSGWHKMIFAAEEDRLPVFADFAGKAPNHGWDMVFSSTHFLEVLPRNVSKGTTVLHLASLLQIEKEHIFAIGDYYNDLTLLRTAAFSAAPAGAPDDVKAAADVVVGPCKLGAVADFINCIDERLEKAANA
- a CDS encoding transketolase — protein: MEEQRRAELAQKALQIRKYVIEEVYAAQSGHPGGSLSIADVVAYLYFHELHIDPSRPDWEDRDRFVLSKGHCVPAVYAALAMKGFFPVDWLRGFRHIDSPLQGHPNMLDVAGLDMSTGSLGQGISAACGMALSAKIFGKAYRTYAILGDGELEEGEVWEAAMFAAHYKLDNLVAFVDFNGLQIDGCVEDVMSPLPIAGKFREFGWHVLEIGAHDFDAIDAAYTLAKTVQDKPTIIVARSVKGKGVSFMEDMAAWHGTAPNKEQYEQAMKELGEAQAKLEAGY
- a CDS encoding transketolase family protein, with the protein product MAEIKRIATRQAYGETLAKLGAEYPGLVVMDADLSKSTKTDLFQKAFPERHINCGIAESNMMAAAAGIALTGKIVFASTFAMFAAGRAFEQVRTSIGYTHANVKIGATHAGLSVGEDGATHQCCEDIALMRTIPGMTVISPADAVEARAAVRAAAAYKGPVYLRFGRLPVPVVFNEGDYVFTIGKGYPLREGHDVTLAATGLMVEQALVAADLLAGEGIHARVLDIPTIKPIDDDLLAAAARETGAIVTAEEHNIIGGLGGAVCESVSASCPVPVLRVGVEDTFGRSGPALEVLRYYGLTAEHLVEKAKAAIALKTR